A window of Struthio camelus isolate bStrCam1 chromosome 15, bStrCam1.hap1, whole genome shotgun sequence contains these coding sequences:
- the ALKBH5 gene encoding RNA demethylase ALKBH5 translates to MAGSGYTDLREKLKSMMPYRDNYKGGSLREPMESPYERKRRYHEDSDSEPSDYEEQKEEEEARKVKSGIRQLRLFSMEECAKIEARIEDVVSRAEKGLYKEHTVDRAPLRNKYFFGEGYTYGSQLQRRGPGQERLYPRGEVDAIPEWVHDLVIRKLVEHRVIPEGFVNSAVINDYQPGGCIVSHVDPIHIFERPIVSVSFFSDSALCFGCKFQFKPIRVSEPVLFLPVKRGSVTVLSGYAADEITHCIRPQDIKERRAVIILRKTRLDAPRLETKSLSSSVLPPGYTSDRLSGSNRDQILKPKRSHRKADPDAAHRPRILEMDKEENRRSVLLPKHRRRSNFSSENYWRRSYEYTEDCDEEEEDGSPARKVKMRRH, encoded by the exons ATGGCTGGGAGTGGCTACACAGACCTGCGAGAGAAGCTGAAGTCCATGATGCCTTATCGGGACAACTACAAAGGCGGCAGCCTGCGGGAGCCCATGGAGTCCCCCTACGAGCGCAAGCGCAGGTACCACGAGGACTCCGACTCCGAGCCCAGTGACTATGAGgagcagaaagaggaggaagaggcccGGAAAGTCAAAAGTGGCATCCGTCAGCTTCGTCTCTTCAGCATGGAGGAGTGTGCCAAGATCGAAGCCCGGATTGAGGACGTGGTGTCCAGGGCTGAAAAAGGGCTCTACAAAGAGCATACAGTGGATAGAGCACCTCTTCGAAACAAGTATTTCTTTGGGGAGGGCTACACGTATGGgtctcagctgcagaggcgaggcCCCGGCCAGGAGCGGCTGTACCCTCGGGGGGAGGTCGATGCCATTCCGGAGTGGGTGCACGACTTGGTCATCAGAAAGCTTGTGGAGCACAGGGTAATCCCCGAGGGCTTTGTGAACAGTGCTGTGATCAACGACTATCAGCCTGGGGGCTGTATTGTCTCCCACGTGGACCCCATCCATATCTTTGAGAGGCCCATCGTCTCTGTGTCGTTCTTCAGCGACTCCGCGCTCTGCTTCGGATGTAAGTTCCAGTTCAAGCCCATCAGGGTCTCGGAGCCTGTTCTCTTCCTGCCGGTGAAGAGAGGAAGCGTCACAGTACTCAG TGGGTACGCAGCTGATGAAATTACACACTGTATTCGACCACAGGACATCAAGGAGAGAAGAGCTGTCATCATCCTTCGAAA aacaaGACTAGATGCACCTCGATTGGAAACAAAATCGCTGAGTAGCTCTGTGTTGCCACCAGGTTACACCTCTGACCGTCTGTCAGGAAGCAACAGGGACCAGATCCTGAAACCAAAGCGGTCCCATCGCAAAGCAGATCCCGATGCTGCTCACAG GCCGCGGATTCTAGAAATGGATAAAGAAGAGAACAGGCGCTCAGTCCTCTTACCAAAACATAGGAGACGGAGCAACTTCAGCTCCGAGAACTATTGGCGAAGGTCTTACGAGTACACAGAGGACTGTgacgaagaggaggaggacggcAGTCCAGCCAGGAAAGTTAAAATGAGGCGACACTGA